ACCCAGGCCAGAGGAAGCGACCGTTCTGGTTGGTTCGAAACCAGTTGACGTGGAAGATCGCAGGGGGGTGCGCAATACGCTGGCCCATGTCGAGCCAGTGACCGAAATAGTCGGCCATGTGATAGCCACAGAATGGGACCATCGCCATCGGGTCGCGCCGGGTGACCCCGACCGCGCCCGACTGGGCGGCTGTCGTCTCTGAGGCCATACCGGCCCCGACAAAGACGCCGTGTTGCCAACCGTATGACTGATAGACCAGTGGCGCCACACGGGCGCGACGTCCTCCGAAGAGGATCGCCGAGATTGGAACGCCTTCCGGGTCCTCCCAACGGGGGGAGATCGACGGGCACTGCCTGGCGGCAACCGTGAAACGCGAGTTGGGATGGGCTGCCGGCCCTTCTCCAGAGGCCCACGGGTTACCGTGCCAATCAACGAGGCCATGAGGGGGCGTCGGATCCTTTCCCTCCCACCACGGCTCTCCGTCCGAGGTGACAGCCACGTTGGTAAAGATCGTATTGCGATCGACCGCAGCCATGATGTTGGGATTCGTCTTGACGCTGGTGCCGGGCGCGACACCAAAGAACCCGGCCTCCGGATTGATGGCCCGCAGCCGTCCATCAGGCCCGATGTGCATCCAGGCGATGTCATCGCCTACGGTCCACACCTTGTAGCCCGAGAGATCCCGGGGGGGGACCAGCATCGCCAGATTGGTTTTGCCGCACGCGCTCGGAAAGGCAGCCGCCATATAGGTAACCTGCCCTGAAGGATCTTCCACCCCGACGATCAGGGTATGCTCGGCCAACCAGCCCTCTTCTCGTCCGATCCAACTGGCGATGCGAAGGGCGTGGCATTTCTTCCCCAACAGGGCGTTACCCCCATATCCTGACCCGATGCTCCAGATGAGACGCTCCTCGGGGAAGTGGAGGATGAAGCGGCGGTCCGGACTCAGGTCCCCGAGTGAATGCAGGCCGCGGACAAAGCTGTCCGACCCGCCAAGTCGCTCAAGCGCGATCTTCCCCATGCGGGTCATGAGCCGCATATTGACAACCACGTAGGGGCTGTCGGTAATCTCCACCCCGACCCTGCTGTAGGGAGAGCCGGCCGGGCCCATCAGATAGGGCACGACAAACATCGTCCGGCCCCTCATGCTGCCCTCAAAGAGCTTCCCGACCTGCGTACGAGCCTCTGTGGGCTCCATCCAGTTATTCGTAGGTCCGGCATCCTCCTTTCGAGACGTGCAGATGAAGGTCAGGTGCTCGGTCCTTGCGACATCCGACGGATGGCTCCGATGCAAGTAACACCCGGGATAGCGCTGATGGTTCAGGCGAATCACGGTCCCATCCCGGAGCATCCCTTCAATGAGGACCTGATGCTCCTCCTCTGACCCATCGCACCAATGGATGCGGCTAGGGCGGGTCACCCGCGCCACCTGATCCACCCACTGCTCTAACGCTCTATGTTGAGGCATCTTGTCTCCTGACGGCACTGCGTGGGTTGCCGGCTCGCCCGTGGGCGTAAAAGCTCCTCCGACTCCGTCATTGCGAGCAACCGAAGGGAGCGCGGCAATCTCAGCGTCTTTGAAGTTGCGAAGAGCGGTGAGATTGCTGCGGTCACTGCGCTCCCTCGCAATGACGTGGGCGAGGGGGCTTTCTGGCCACCGAAATGGCTCCCCGGGTAGGACTCGAACCTACAACCTAGCGGTTAACAGCCGCTCGCTCCACCATTGAGCTACCGGGGAATATTAAGAACTCAGGAATTGCTTGCCAGCGGTCAGCAAAGAGCTGTTGGCTGAAGGCCGGAGGCGATCATTAACTGCCTTAGTTATAGCGCACTCGATGGGTGCGAGCAACGACTTTCTGGCCCGTAAACCTTACACATCACGCCGCCCCTCTAATGCCTTGGAAAGCGTTACCTCGTCGGCGTACTCCAGGTCGCTACCCATCGGCAGGCCGCGAGCGATTCGCGTGACCCGAACGGCTAACGGCTTCAGCAGGCGCGAGAGGTACATCGCTGTCGCCTCGCCCTCGACGTTCGGGTTCGTGGCCAGGATTACCTCCTTGATCTCTCCTCCCTCCAGGCGCTGCAGAAGGGCCTTGGCCGTGAGCTGGTCTGGGCCGCGCCCTTCCAGCGGCGAAAGCGATCCCCCCAGCACGTGGTAACGCCCCTTGAAGCTCGCCGTCTTCTCGATGGCCCAGAGGTCGTTCGCCTCTTCCACCACGCACAGCGCCGATCCATCTCGAGTCGGGTCGGCGCAGATGGGACACTGCTCGCCCTCAGAGATGTTGTAGCAGATCGCACAGCTCTGGATCCGATCCTTCAGCTCGACAATAGCCTGGGCCAACGCGACGGCCTCCTCTCTGCCGACTTTGAGCAGGTGAAATGTCAGGCGTTGGGCGGTCTTAGGGCCGATGCCAGGAAGGCGGACTAGTTCACCGATCAGCCGGACCAGGGTAGGGGCATAGCGGGACACGGCGCTTCTACACCAGCCCCGGGGGCAGTCCCAGCCCGCCGGTCAGACGGCTCATCTCTTGGCTCAACAGCTCACGAGCTTTTCGGAGCGCCTCATTCGCCGCCGCCACAACGAGGTCCTGCAGCATCTCCAATTCGTCCGGGCCGGCGACCTCCGGGTCGATCTTTACCGCAACGACTTCGCCCTGACCATTACAGACCACGGTGACCATCCCGCCGCCGGCCGTCCCTTCAACCCGTTTCGTCGCTGCCTCCGCCTGAATCCTTTCCGCCTCAGCCTTCATTCGCTGCGCCTGCTTCATGATGTTCCCGAGGTTCTTCATCTCATTCTCCCATCACGCCCTATTCGGGCTGTTTCGTCCTGACCCGAACGACTTGGCCGTCAAACAGCTCCACGGCTCGGCGCACCAGGGGATGACGCCGCAGCGCTTCCTGATCGGACGGCGCTATCCGCTGCTCCGGAACAACTCGCTGCTGGGGATCACGCGACTTACGGTCAGTCCCACCCGATCGCCGAGGCTGAGGCAGCTCACCCTGACCCGTGGTGAGTTGCGTCGAACCGCCTGCGGTGACCCCGACCGAACCGCTCCCCGCAGGGACAGGGCTTGAGCTCTGGAATCGATACTCAACCGCCATGGACCGCCCAAAGACTTCTGCCGCAGCTCCAGCCACAAGGCGTCGGTTTTCAGGGTCATCCAGCGTTGATCGCGCAAAACTTGTCCCGTTTTCCAGCATAACGATGAGCCGGTCGCCCTCAAACATCACCCCCTTCGCCGCGGTGAGCAACGCGGCAAGAGATCGCTTCTTCCGTTCCAGCAGCCGCGTCATGCGGGTCCAGCCTTCCTGCGGACCATTGGTGCTATCGGTCGGAGCGGGCGGTGGCGCTTCGACCGGCGGGCCGGAGGCGGGGAGCGGCGTGACGGAAGTAGGGGCGAACATGGGGAGCGCCGAAGGTCCAGGGCCGGCTACCCGGCCGGCCGGCAACTTCTCCTCCAGGACGGCCAGACGCTTCAGGAGCATCTCAAGGGTTTGCAGTGACCGAGCCTCTGTCGCCTCCACCAGCGCCATCTCCAGGACAAACCGCGGATGCGAAGCGCGTCGCATCTCGAACTCGGCCCGGCTCAGGACCTGAAAGATCGTTTCGAGATCGGCAAGCGTCATAGCCTCGGCCTGCGAGCGAATCGTGTCCGGCGGTACGCGGCTCAACTGAAGCAGCGGGGTGGGATCTTTGCTCACCTTCGAGACCATCAGATCGCGCAGGTGGGCCAGCAGTTCCTGACAGAACCGCTGAAGGTCGTCCCCCCGGGCACTGAGCGATTCAACGACCGCCAGGGCGAGGCTGCTGTCACGCTGGATGATCGCCTGGGTAGTCTGCGCCAGCAGTTCTCCCTCCACCAGCCCCAGCACAACCGCGACGTCCTCCTCGCTGACCGCGTCGCCACTGTAGGCGATGGCCTGATCCAGAAGGCTTTGGGCGTCTCGGAGGCTTCCTTCTGCGGCGCGGGCAATCGCCTTCATGGCGCCCTCCGACACGGTCGCCCCTTCCTCGCAAGCGATTTGCTGAAGCCGCGGGAGGATCTCTTCCTGTCCTAAGCGCCGAAAGTCGTGACGCTGGCAACGCGAGAGAATGGTAGACGGGATTTTGTGCGCATGTGTGGTCGCCAGAATGAAGATGACACCGGGCGGCGGCTCCTCGAGCGTCTTCAACAGTGCATTGAAGGCCGGCTCGGTCAGCATATGGACTTCATCGATAATGATCACCTTGCACTTGTCGCGCGACGGGGCATACCGCACGATTTCGCGCAACTCCCGGACCTCATCGATCCCCCGATTGGAGGCGCCGTCGATCTCCAGGCAGTCGACTGAGCGGCCCGTCGCAATCGCGTTACAACTCGCGCATTCGCTACACGGGTCGGGTGTGCGGCCCCGCTCGCAGTTGAGTGCCTTCGCCAGGATGCGGGCGGTTGTCGTCTTCCCGACCCCACGCGGGCCCGCAAAAAGCAGGGCGTGCGCAACGCGGTCTTTGGCGATAGCGTTCTTCAAGGTCTGGGTGACCGGTCGCTGGCCCACCACCTCATCGAAGTTCTGGGGTCGCCATCGCCTGGCGAGAACGAGGTATGACATGTTAGTTTTTTCCTGGCCGTGCACCCGCCGTCGATCGCGGCTGCCGGGCTGTACCGGTGACCGAGGCTCCGGCCGAGCTTCCCCGCGGCACAGGAGCCCGTTTGTTTACCGCTGCTTCCTTCCGGATCTGGCGGGGTTCACAAACTCTCCTTGCGCGGGACCCGACCATCATTACGCCGATCACAGGCCATCGCTCGACAACCTCAGACCTCGGGCGGGGATTCGATCCCGCTAGAGCGGATTGCGGGTACAGGGCACCGCTACCTCCCCATCTAGCACGGCCAAGACTATTGCTGATCATGACAACCCAACCTGCCTCATACCGGTTTCCATTAATTGTGCAGCATATTTCGCGATCCCTCGATCGATCGGATACTTCGGAACATAGCCCAATTCCGCACGCGCGAGGCTCACGTCGGCCTCGGTGTGCGGCTGATAGAATGAGTACGGGTTATCAAAATAGTCGGGATCATAGTCGGTCCCGATGGCCTTGTTCAGGAGCGCAATGACCTCATTGAACGAGGTGGAGCGCCCGGAGCCGACATTATATACGCCGCCGTGATTGGCCTCCGCAGCCAGCAGCGTCGCCTCTACGACGTCTTTGACATACACAAAGTCGCGCGCTTGCTCCCCGTACTTAAAGATCCGCGGCCGCCTACCCACTTGAATCTGCTTCGCCAACTGGTAGATCATGCTGGCTGCGGCCCCTTTGTGGCCTTCGCCTGGCCCGTACACATTAAAGTACCGGAGCCCGACAATCCTGCAGCCTCCTGAGACATCACTAAAGCGCCTGGCCAGATTCTCCAGGAGCGCCTTCGAAAAGCCGTATACGTTGGCAGGGCGAGCAGCCTGATCCTCTTGCATCCGGCCCGAGCGACAGACACCGTAGACGGCGGCTGAGGAAGCATAGATCAAGGGCGTCCCGGAGAGTCGCGCGAACTCTGCCGCTCGCCGAAAGCCTTCCACGTTATTCCAGAGCATCTGCCGGGCATCGGTGACGGTTGTATCAGTGATGGAAGCCAGGTGGAATACCACCTGAAATTCACCCGGCCGAAATCGGCTAAGGAGGTCTAACGACGCGAGGTCCTGGGCTACCAGATCGCCCCGAAACCCAACCAGATTGCTGAACTCGCCGGAGCGGAAATCGTCGATGATGGTGACCCGAATGCCCGGGTATCGCCTCTCCAGCTCCAAGGCCAGATTCGACCCGATAAAACCAGCACCACCCGTGATCAGCGCACTTTCCATATTTACACCTGGGGTTAGAGGCTGGGGGTTGGACCCCCCCCAACTTCACCCTAACCCCTACACCCTATCCCCTGTTGTTGTTGGCGGAGAGGCCGGGATTCGAACCCGGGGCAGAGTTTCCCCTGCTCACGCTTTCCAGGCGTGCCAGTTAAACCGCTCCTGCACCTCTCCGTATAAGAACAGGGTT
Above is a genomic segment from Candidatus Methylomirabilota bacterium containing:
- the rfaD gene encoding ADP-glyceromanno-heptose 6-epimerase is translated as MESALITGGAGFIGSNLALELERRYPGIRVTIIDDFRSGEFSNLVGFRGDLVAQDLASLDLLSRFRPGEFQVVFHLASITDTTVTDARQMLWNNVEGFRRAAEFARLSGTPLIYASSAAVYGVCRSGRMQEDQAARPANVYGFSKALLENLARRFSDVSGGCRIVGLRYFNVYGPGEGHKGAAASMIYQLAKQIQVGRRPRIFKYGEQARDFVYVKDVVEATLLAAEANHGGVYNVGSGRSTSFNEVIALLNKAIGTDYDPDYFDNPYSFYQPHTEADVSLARAELGYVPKYPIDRGIAKYAAQLMETGMRQVGLS
- the recR gene encoding recombination mediator RecR codes for the protein MSRYAPTLVRLIGELVRLPGIGPKTAQRLTFHLLKVGREEAVALAQAIVELKDRIQSCAICYNISEGEQCPICADPTRDGSALCVVEEANDLWAIEKTASFKGRYHVLGGSLSPLEGRGPDQLTAKALLQRLEGGEIKEVILATNPNVEGEATAMYLSRLLKPLAVRVTRIARGLPMGSDLEYADEVTLSKALEGRRDV
- the dnaX gene encoding DNA polymerase III subunit gamma/tau, with the protein product MSYLVLARRWRPQNFDEVVGQRPVTQTLKNAIAKDRVAHALLFAGPRGVGKTTTARILAKALNCERGRTPDPCSECASCNAIATGRSVDCLEIDGASNRGIDEVRELREIVRYAPSRDKCKVIIIDEVHMLTEPAFNALLKTLEEPPPGVIFILATTHAHKIPSTILSRCQRHDFRRLGQEEILPRLQQIACEEGATVSEGAMKAIARAAEGSLRDAQSLLDQAIAYSGDAVSEEDVAVVLGLVEGELLAQTTQAIIQRDSSLALAVVESLSARGDDLQRFCQELLAHLRDLMVSKVSKDPTPLLQLSRVPPDTIRSQAEAMTLADLETIFQVLSRAEFEMRRASHPRFVLEMALVEATEARSLQTLEMLLKRLAVLEEKLPAGRVAGPGPSALPMFAPTSVTPLPASGPPVEAPPPAPTDSTNGPQEGWTRMTRLLERKKRSLAALLTAAKGVMFEGDRLIVMLENGTSFARSTLDDPENRRLVAGAAAEVFGRSMAVEYRFQSSSPVPAGSGSVGVTAGGSTQLTTGQGELPQPRRSGGTDRKSRDPQQRVVPEQRIAPSDQEALRRHPLVRRAVELFDGQVVRVRTKQPE
- a CDS encoding phosphoenolpyruvate carboxykinase (GTP); the protein is MAALPSVARNDGVGGAFTPTGEPATHAVPSGDKMPQHRALEQWVDQVARVTRPSRIHWCDGSEEEHQVLIEGMLRDGTVIRLNHQRYPGCYLHRSHPSDVARTEHLTFICTSRKEDAGPTNNWMEPTEARTQVGKLFEGSMRGRTMFVVPYLMGPAGSPYSRVGVEITDSPYVVVNMRLMTRMGKIALERLGGSDSFVRGLHSLGDLSPDRRFILHFPEERLIWSIGSGYGGNALLGKKCHALRIASWIGREEGWLAEHTLIVGVEDPSGQVTYMAAAFPSACGKTNLAMLVPPRDLSGYKVWTVGDDIAWMHIGPDGRLRAINPEAGFFGVAPGTSVKTNPNIMAAVDRNTIFTNVAVTSDGEPWWEGKDPTPPHGLVDWHGNPWASGEGPAAHPNSRFTVAARQCPSISPRWEDPEGVPISAILFGGRRARVAPLVYQSYGWQHGVFVGAGMASETTAAQSGAVGVTRRDPMAMVPFCGYHMADYFGHWLDMGQRIAHPPAIFHVNWFRTNQNGRFLWPG
- a CDS encoding YbaB/EbfC family nucleoid-associated protein, with translation MKNLGNIMKQAQRMKAEAERIQAEAATKRVEGTAGGGMVTVVCNGQGEVVAVKIDPEVAGPDELEMLQDLVVAAANEALRKARELLSQEMSRLTGGLGLPPGLV